The genomic region CAGCGGCACCGTGCAGGACATCGACCACGACAAGGGCAAGGTCAAGGTGGAGGTGTCGCTCTTCGGGCGGCCCACCAGCATCGAGCTGGACTACACGCAGCTCCGCGGCTTCTGAAGCGGACGTTGATTCGAGGCGAAGATGGCGAAGAAAGTCACCGGGTTCATCAAGCTCCAGGTTCCCGCCGCCGCGGCCAACCCGGCGCCCCCCGTGGGCCCCGCGCTGGGCCAGCACGGCGTGAACATCATGGAGTTCTGCAAGCAGTTCAACGCGCGCACGCAGGGTCAGCCGGGGATGATCATCCCCGTCGAGATCACCGTGTACGCGGACCGCTCCTTCACGTTCATCACCAAGACGCCCCCGGCGGCGGTGCTGATCAAGAAGGCCATCGGCCTGGACAAGGGCTCCGCCTCGTCGAAGAAGACCAAGGTGGGCACGCTCTCGCAGGAGCAGCTGCGCAGCATCGCCGAAACCAAGATGCCCGACCTGAACGCGGCCGACATCGAGGGCGCCATGCGCCAGATCGCCGGCACCGCCCGGTCGATGGGCGTCGAGGTGGCGAAGTAAGGGAAGTACCCAGTCCCGAGTGCCCAGTACCAAGTCCTTGGCACTAGGCACCAGGCACCAGGTACTTCAAGTCAGGAGCCGGAGGGCGCTTTCGAGCGTCCCCGGTCCCAGGCGGGAGAAGTGGAGTTCGGCCGGAGCCCAGGAAGCGGTCTCCCGCCCTTCCGTTTCGCAGGAATGCGGAGCGCGGCCGAAAATCCCGTCCGATCAACCACCGCGGGCCAGGCGAACGCCGGGTGGGAGGACTCGTGAGAAACGTTCGCTGAGGGGGTACATGCCAAAGCACGGGAAAAAGTTCCGCGACGCGCAGGCCCGTGTGCCCGAGGGATCGACGTTTCAGCCCGCCGAGGCCGTAAGCCTCGTCAAGGAGCTGAGCTTCGCCAAGTTCGACGAGACGGTGGAAGCCGCCGTCCGCCTTGGCGTCGACCCGAGGCACGCGGACCAGATCGTCCGCGGCGCCGTCGTCCTTCCCCACGGTACGGGGAAGACCGCCCGCGTGCTCGTGATCGCCCAGGGCGACCGCGCGCGTGAGGCGGAGGAAGCCGGTGCCGATTTCGTGGGCACCGAGTACGTCCAGAAGATCAAGGACGGCTGGCTGGATTTCGACGTCTGCGTCGCCACGCCCGACATGATGGGCCAGGTGGGCCAGCTGGGGCGCATCCTGGGCCCCCGCGGCCTGATGCCCACGCCCAAGGCGGGCACGGTGACGATGGACGTTTCGCGCGCGGTGCGCGAGATCAAGGCCGGCAAGATCGAGTTCCGCGTGGACCGCACGGGCAACGTGCACGTTCCCATCGGGAAGGTGTCGTTCGAGCCGGCGAAGCTGGAAGAGAACCTGAGCGCCTTCATGGACACGGTGATCCGGGCCAAGCCGGCGGCTGCCAAGGGGCAGTACGTGCGCGGGCTGACGGTTTCCAGCACCATGGGACCCGGCGTTCCGGTGGATGCCAACCTTTTCCGGCGGAGCTGAGCGGATGAGGAAAGACGAGAAGAACGTCGTCGTCACCGAGCTCCAGCAGAAGCTGGGCGACGCGAGCGCGTTCTACCTGACGGACTTCACCGGCCTGAGCGTGAAGCAGATCACCGAGTTCCGCAGCCGCCTGCGCAAGCAGGGCGTGGACTACGTGGTGGTCAAGAACACGCTGGCCATCCGGGCCCTCGACGGCCTGGAGCTGCCCGACATCGCGGGCTTCTTCACCGGCCCCACGGGGGTGGTGATCGGCCGCGAGGACGCGGTTGCGCCGGCCAAGGTGCTGGCCGACTTCGCCCGGGAGTTCGGCGACCGCCCCACCGTGAAGGTGGGCGTGGTGGACCGGAAGCCCTTCGACCCGGCGCAGGTGCGGCAGCTGGCCGACATGCCGCCCCGCGAGGTGCTGCTGGCGCAGATCGCCGGCGGCCTGCAGGCGCCGATGGCGCGCCTGGCGGGTGGGATGAGCCAGCTCATCGCCGGCTTTGCCCGCGCGGTGGACCAGCTCCGGCAGCAGAAGGAAGAGGCGGGGGCCTGAGGGCCCGTTCCGCCCATGAGCACGCCGGCCCCGGGCCGGAACCGATCTGACATTCCTGTACGAACGAACGTAGACTAAAGGAGCCCCTGAGATGGCGACGCTTACCCGTGACGAGC from Longimicrobium sp. harbors:
- the rplK gene encoding 50S ribosomal protein L11, whose protein sequence is MAKKVTGFIKLQVPAAAANPAPPVGPALGQHGVNIMEFCKQFNARTQGQPGMIIPVEITVYADRSFTFITKTPPAAVLIKKAIGLDKGSASSKKTKVGTLSQEQLRSIAETKMPDLNAADIEGAMRQIAGTARSMGVEVAK
- the rplJ gene encoding 50S ribosomal protein L10; protein product: MRKDEKNVVVTELQQKLGDASAFYLTDFTGLSVKQITEFRSRLRKQGVDYVVVKNTLAIRALDGLELPDIAGFFTGPTGVVIGREDAVAPAKVLADFAREFGDRPTVKVGVVDRKPFDPAQVRQLADMPPREVLLAQIAGGLQAPMARLAGGMSQLIAGFARAVDQLRQQKEEAGA
- the rplA gene encoding 50S ribosomal protein L1 produces the protein MPKHGKKFRDAQARVPEGSTFQPAEAVSLVKELSFAKFDETVEAAVRLGVDPRHADQIVRGAVVLPHGTGKTARVLVIAQGDRAREAEEAGADFVGTEYVQKIKDGWLDFDVCVATPDMMGQVGQLGRILGPRGLMPTPKAGTVTMDVSRAVREIKAGKIEFRVDRTGNVHVPIGKVSFEPAKLEENLSAFMDTVIRAKPAAAKGQYVRGLTVSSTMGPGVPVDANLFRRS